From a single Ornithodoros turicata isolate Travis chromosome 8, ASM3712646v1, whole genome shotgun sequence genomic region:
- the LOC135367345 gene encoding uncharacterized protein LOC135367345 translates to MSTRASLSGTSENVEPETAVNHDVSGCEVGRPREKSTLSDTSQNEEENGPSKRHCLAQRVTVIKPVVRVARLPDNLIASICGLQNRGVQSNVHNNASREGIAAVGIEYKDSECIEQCSEESMDWDAQLISERESTDTEAEGEGERSASTKICAYDTSSEDSDLECETPVLTIDLEATCSDSVSLSLNKETSERDGTSENIGENLSPPCLPTRKRGEENDADAAANVSPSKETRRIGQNTNTEPVTEESPEGRRFTERSHDQERGNGRQVVDASVRRRRKPVPFSQLEEEAIFFGFSKYWQDSMTWKKIHVKGGFVGRTTSDLRDKYRNLQRNSFAYNSVKKRVSKKREQKINPLKELQKHNEHNRRSMEDRCTIVRYSILVSSRLGNDASTSSYIPSDDSDVTSDDSDSASDDIVVLEECVRESEPRSNRESLRGSLNSTESSQGQEILEDPCYAETAETPPVVTASTTRGSASSTPGQATVTQADVGDSNNDSGVQDSFIEDGTPPVVERMERTGVATYSQTKRKCFCDAEVEALVYGVLKHGRGNWSVIKQLGGFHDRSSTDLSDKYRNLERSVERMSRLKDKVREQERVGKDPLQNWKRRNVQI, encoded by the coding sequence ATGTCGACGCGGGCCTCGCTGTCTGGCACATCAGAGAACGTTGAACCTGAAACTGCGGTAAATCACGATGTCTCTGGCTGTGAAGTGGGCAGACCTCGCGAGAAAAGTACTTTGTCCGATACATCGCAAAATGAGGAAGAGAATGGACCTTCAAAGAGGCATTGCCTCGCACAGCGTGTCACAGTTATCAAACCAGTGGTAAGAGTTGCACGTCTTCCAGATAATCTCATAGCGAGCATTTGCGGTCTACAGAATCGGGGTGTGCAATCAAACGTGCACAATAATGCTAGTAGAGAAGGTATTGCAGCAGTTGGAATAGAGTACAAAGATAGCGAGTGCATCGAGCAGTGCTCTGAAGAATCAATGGATTGGGATGCACAGCTGATCTCTGAGAGAGAGTCTACTGATACAGAAGCTGAAGGGGAAGGAGAACGTTCTGCATCAACGAAAATCTGTGCGTACGACACTTCCTCAGAAGATTCTGACCTCGAATGCGAAACACCAGTGTTAACGATAGATTTAGAAGCAACGTGTAGCGACTCCGTTAGTCTCAGTCTGAACAAAGAAACGTCTGAACGCGACGGCACATCAGAGAACATCGGAGAGAATCTCTCCCCACCGTGTTTGCCGACGAGAAAACGAGGCGAGGAAAACGACGCAGACGCTGCAGCCAATGTGTCACCGTCGAAAGAAACGAGGCGTATAGGCCAAAACACAAACACCGAGCCCGTGACCGAAGAAAGTCCGGAGGGGAGAAGGTTCACAGAACGTTCCCACGACCAGGAACGTGGCAACGGCAGACAAGTTGTCGATGCGAGTGTACGCCGCCGAAGGAAGCCGGTTCCGTTCAGCCAGCTGGAAGAGGAAGCCATCTTCTTCGGCTTCTCGAAGTACTGGCAGGATAGCATGACGTGGAAGAAAATCCATGTGAAAGGTGGCTTCGTGGGCCGCACGACCAGTGACCTGAGAGACAAGTACAGAAACCTTCAGCGGAACTCTTTCGCATATAATAGTGTAAAGAAGAGAGTTAGCAAGAAACGTGAACAGAAAATTAACCCGCTGAAAGAGCTGCAGAAACATAACGAACATAACAGGCGGAGCATGGAAGACCGCTGCACTATAGTGCGCTATTCTATATTGGTTTCAAGCAGACTCGGAAATGATGCCTCCACAAGCAGCTACATCCCTAGTGATGACAGTGACGTCACTAGTGATGACAGTGACAGTGCTAGTGATGACATTGTAGTGTTAGAGGAATGCGTGCGCGAGAGTGAACCGCGGAGTAATAGAGAATCGCTGAGGGGTTCTCTGAATTCAACGGAAAGTAGTCAAGGGCAAGAAATACTCGAGGATCCGTGCTACGCCGAGACAGCAGAAACTCCTCCAGTGGTCACTGCATCGACTACCAGAGGTAGTGCAAGTAGTACTCCTGGACAAGCCACAGTTACACAGGCAGACGTCGGTGACTCCAACAACGATTCAGGAGTGCAAGACTCGTTTATAGAAGACGGTACACCACCTGTAGTGGAAAGAATGGAAAGAACCGGTGTTGCCACATATAGTCAAACAAAGAGGAAGTGCTTCTGCGATGCAGAAGTTGAGGCGCTCGTGTACGGGGTGTTGAAGCACGGCAGAGGAAATTGGTCGGTGATTAAGCAGCTCGGTGGATTTCATGATCGCTCCTCGACCGACCTCTCGGATAAGTACAGGAACTTGGAGCGTTCGGTCGAGAGGATGTCGAGGCTCAAGGACAAAGTTAGAGAACAAGAAAGGGTGGGGAAGGATCCGTTGCAGAACTGGAAGAGGAGAAATGTGCAGATATGA